The following proteins are encoded in a genomic region of Sorangiineae bacterium MSr12523:
- a CDS encoding DUF1343 domain-containing protein gives MDRRKFLTATAAALPLLHCSNQANEPTEELAKTEQEASELKLWGSRVITGADWLAATDWRSLTGRKVGVVTNPTGVLSDKRHIVDAMVASGQVNVVAVFGPEHGFRGTAQAGGSEGEYTDPRTGLHVYDAYGISASKLAEFYRKAGVDTVVFDIADVGARFYTYIWTLYTAMHAAVAAGASVMVLDRPNPVGGQAFGPQLDPRFSSGVGRKPIVQQHGMTAGELARLYDAEFLPADAGGRVSNLEIVPVRGWRRRSTFHDTGLDWVPPSPNMPTPDTALVYPGNCLFEGTVLSEGRGTTRPFETIGAPNIDWRWAERLNELGLRGIQFRETYFVPTFSKFQGALCGGVQLHVTDRATFEPIKTVIAMLVSVKQLFPSVFAWRSDKFVDKLFGSDRLRTMIDAGASSNDVIDAWQAELSAFRKQRAPYLLYG, from the coding sequence ATGGATCGTAGGAAGTTCCTCACCGCGACGGCGGCTGCGCTTCCGCTGCTTCATTGCAGCAACCAGGCAAATGAGCCAACGGAAGAATTGGCGAAAACCGAACAGGAGGCCTCCGAGCTGAAATTATGGGGCTCTCGCGTCATCACCGGCGCAGATTGGCTGGCTGCGACGGACTGGCGTTCTTTGACCGGGAGGAAGGTGGGGGTCGTCACCAATCCAACCGGCGTCTTGTCCGATAAGCGCCATATCGTCGATGCCATGGTGGCCAGTGGTCAGGTCAACGTGGTTGCCGTGTTCGGACCGGAACACGGTTTTCGCGGCACGGCGCAAGCGGGAGGGTCGGAGGGCGAATACACCGATCCGCGCACCGGCCTTCACGTGTACGACGCATATGGCATCAGCGCATCCAAACTTGCCGAATTTTACCGCAAGGCCGGAGTCGATACCGTGGTGTTCGACATCGCAGACGTGGGCGCACGTTTTTATACGTACATCTGGACGCTCTACACGGCGATGCATGCGGCCGTAGCCGCAGGCGCCTCGGTGATGGTGCTCGATCGGCCCAATCCGGTTGGCGGACAGGCCTTCGGGCCGCAGCTCGATCCGCGGTTTTCGTCGGGTGTCGGGCGAAAACCCATCGTGCAGCAACACGGCATGACCGCGGGTGAGCTGGCGCGATTGTACGATGCGGAATTTCTCCCCGCCGATGCCGGCGGCCGAGTTTCCAACTTGGAAATCGTGCCCGTGCGCGGATGGCGTCGTCGTTCGACATTCCACGACACGGGGTTGGACTGGGTTCCGCCGAGCCCCAACATGCCGACGCCCGATACCGCACTGGTGTATCCCGGAAATTGCCTCTTCGAGGGCACCGTGCTGTCGGAAGGTCGCGGAACCACGCGGCCCTTCGAGACGATTGGTGCGCCGAACATCGATTGGCGTTGGGCAGAGCGGTTGAACGAATTGGGTCTCCGTGGAATCCAGTTTCGAGAGACGTATTTCGTACCAACGTTTTCCAAGTTCCAGGGAGCGTTGTGCGGTGGCGTACAACTCCACGTAACCGATCGCGCCACATTCGAACCGATCAAGACGGTCATTGCCATGCTGGTAAGCGTCAAACAGCTCTTTCCCAGCGTCTTTGCGTGGAGATCCGACAAGTTCGTCGACAAGCTGTTCGGCTCCGATCGGCTGCGCACGATGATCGATGCCGGAGCCAGCTCCAACGATGTGATTGACGCATGGCAAGCGGAACTGTCCGCATTTCGTAAACAACGCGCGCCGTATTTGCTCTATGGATGA